From one Populus alba chromosome 17, ASM523922v2, whole genome shotgun sequence genomic stretch:
- the LOC118057030 gene encoding uncharacterized protein isoform X1 — protein MDFEDLVARPDILITEEMRLRAKMEKVLSLLQDSLGSGCFLAQFWARDKRGFDLENLPYLCVPNSTLLEYRQHWLKQGRQGFSRPDIVNRAWQNGFSEWTSNVSYYRQGEYAHLSDAISCGVRGIIAFLVFDSDQPKNCCAVLVLVTMEEKQDFDLETEKVVQALQAANLWIKLPRPQWLNEVQRAALTEIADVTRAVCETHRLPLALTWIPWGDDDILKLDGSYWWLGQLAIDRKACYADEEMQGFVHACEQLHLSKGKGAAGQAFKTRLPSFEPDVKEKHVRDYPLAHHARKYNLNAAVAILLRSTGDDCIYILEFFLPILVKESSEQQELVAKLKLTLQQTCKRLTMFPEEPFPRKRGSKVSKNNDKIESAPDPDGHMFIERADNKRRKVSEVWKHFDKVIEENGAVRAICKGCQKKYPGESTKGTSNLHKHLKSCSKKGQRDAKQHTLPSDLGGNFVFDQERSRLNFVRMIMKLGFPLDMVENEFFKTFVCDLQPKFQLCSQDIVQADALSIYRQEKEKLMKYLDNLSSLFSITIDLQSYGDNKMSCCLTMHFIDDGWRMNKKILAFRSIEHDYMNEAVKDVLVEWNIIKKVHFMFAEIAPPNSQMTREFRRKLLSQFPNIDLLCFSCYAQTLELLARDGFYEIKDVLNKIRGCIEYVNATPINQDKFREATNNVKLQDMKAASHDDPTRWETTFVMLRSALELREAFTQLEQVDFDFKVNPSAEEWKMAMIVCECLKVIHKSLGSSSSSIDACFLHVCYIYKNLLSWEKSEHAYVCSMAKRMKVNLDMHCSEWSFAFGILLVLDPRCKLKFVQYGFLLMYGSDASKYLMEFRSKLTCMYNSYANDISCLPSYDLDSDGKFLGFREWLKVDPPKSDLDRYLGEPVENQDKVSDVLVWWRVNAPRFPALGKMARDFLSIPISAILSKSTMSGEATKVNPSFNGLEPEIIEAFICGQDWLESPENNSRKQQGDSEHQMPTHQAGPFKVIKSTSPEDLKLINYIFYSSLDESEIVVHCNHNYLTRSQLRTLRPQTCLDDNVISVMSDALSLAERRKKKVLLARHNFLRNTYALVKQEYAYDTSECISFAKKHMYRENYMSALFSCEKMYVPVFDKERRHFYLFVLHMKKQVVEIWDSLAKSSGSSVDKRLPNMLATLDILFEDDIQQNYLDGWSFASFSVNRSPNVPQQTNGYDCGVYVIKFMLAPEEVTQPDFVFDSDTERLDVVLGLLDGNVNLCRNELAAKAEAYNLQEPMTP, from the exons ATGGATTTTGAAGATTTGGTAGCACGCCCTGATATTTTGATTACTGAAGAGATGAGACTACGTGCAAAGATGGAAAAAGTGTTATCGTTGCTTCAAGATTCTTTAGGAAGTGGTTGTTTTTTGGCTCAATTTTGGGCTCGAGATAAGCGTGGATTCGACCTGGAAAATCTCCCTTACCTGTGCGTCCCAAATTCTACGCTACTTGAATATCGTCAACATTGGCTCAAACAGGGTCGGCAAGGGTTTTCACGTCCAGACATTGTGAATCGGGCATGGCAAAATGGATTTTCAGAATGGACTTCAAatgtaagttattacagacagGGTGAATACGCACACCTATCAGATGCCATCTCTTGTGGAGTAAGGGGTATTATTGCCTTTCTGGTCTTTGACTCTGATCAACCCAAGAATTGCTGTGCTGTGCTGGTGCTTGTGACCATGGAGGAGAAACAGGATTTTGATTTAGAGACGGAAAAAGTTGTCCAGGCTCTCCAG GCTGCCAATTTATGGATCAAATTACCTCGACCTCAG tGGTTGAATGAGGTTCAAAGAGCTGCCTTAACTGAAATCGCTGATGTTACCAGAGCTGTATGCGAAACACACAGATTGCCACTTGCTCTGACATGGATTCCCTGGGGagatgatgatattttaaaattagatggaAGTTATTGGTGGCTAGGCCAACTTGCAATAGACCGTAAAGCTTGTTATGCAGATGAGGAGATGCAAGGCTTTGTGCATGCTTGTGAGCAACTACATCTGAGCAAAGGGAAAGGTGCTGCTGGACAAGCCTTTAAAACACGTCTTCCTTCCTTTGAGCCTGATGTGAAGGAAAAGCATGTAAGGGACTATCCTCTTGCTCATCACGCACGCAAGTATAATTTGAATGCTGCGGTTGCAATCCTGCTAAGGAGCACTGGTGATGATTGTATCTATATATTAGAGTTCTTTCTCCCTATCCTCGTGAAAGAGAGTTCAGAGCAGCAAGAATTGGTTGCGAAACTGAAGCTTACACTACAGCAAACTTGTAAGAGGTTGACAATGTTTCCAGAAGAACCATTCCCCAGGAAACGAGGCTCGAAAGTTagtaaaaacaatgataaaattgaatctGCTCCAGATCCTGATGGTCATATGTTCATCGAACGTGCTGATAATAAACGACGAAAGGTATCTGAAGTGTGGAAACATTTCGATAAGGTTATAGAAGAAAATGGTGCAGTACGGGCCATATGTAAAGGATGTCAAAAGAAGTATCCAGGGGAAAGCACGAAGGGAACTTCAAATCTACACAAACACTTGAAAAGTTGTTCAAAAAAGGGACAGAGAGATGCAAAACAACATACATTGCCTTCTGATCTGGGAGGGAATTTCGTGTTTGATCAAGAAAGGAGTCGCCTTAACTTTGTTAGAATGATTATGAAGCTCGGATTTCCATTGGATATGGTTGAAAATGAGTTCTTCAAAACTTTTGTCTGCGATCTGCAGCCAAAGTTTCAACTCTGTTCACAAGACATTGTACaggctgatgctctttctatttacagacaagagaaagagaaactAATGAAATATCTTGATAATCTCTCATCTCTATTCAGTATAACAATTGATTTGCAGTCATACGGTGATAACAAGATGTCCTGCTGCTTGACCATGCATTTTATTGATGATGGGTGGAGGATGAATAAGAAGATTTTGGCTTTCAGGAGTATAGAACATGATTATATGAATGAAGCTGTGAAAGATGTGCTTGTGGAGTGGAACATCATTAAGAAAGTGCACTTCATGTTTGCAGAAATTGCTCCACCAAACAGTCAAATGACTAGAGAATTCAGAAGGAAGCTTCTCAGTCAATTCCCAAATATAGACTTACTATGTTTTTCTTGCTACGCACAAACTCTTGAACTTCTTGCTCGAGATGGGTTTTATGAGATAAAAGATGTGCTTAACAAGATTAGGGGCTGTATTGAATATGTGAATGCAACACCAATTAACCAAGATAAGTTTCGGGAAGCAACTAATAATGTGAAATTGCAAGATATGAAAGCAGCCTCTCATGATGATCCTACCAGATGGGAGACCACGTTTGTCATGCTCAGGAGTGCATTGGAATTAAGAGAAGCTTTTACTCAACTCGagcaagttgattttgattttaaggtgAATCCATCTGCAGAGGAGTGGAAGATGGCGATGATTGTATGCGAGTGTTTAAAAGTGATCCACAAGTCTTTAGGCAGTTCTTCATCAAGCATAGATGCATGCTTCCTCCAtgtttgctatatatataagaaCTTGCTTTCGTGGGAAAAGAGTGAGCATGCATATGTTTGTTCGATGGCGAAGAGAATGAAGGTGAATCTTGATATGCATTGCAGTGAATGGAGTTTTGCATTTGGAATCCTATTAGTACTCGACCCGCGCTGTAAACTTAAATTTGTGCAGTATGGGTTTTTGCTGATGTATGGCAGTGATGCGAGCAAATACTTGATGGAATTTCGTAGCAAACTTACATGTATGTACAACAGTTATGCGAATGACATCAGTTGTTTGCCATCATATGATCTGGATTCTGATGGTAAGTTCTTGGGATTCCGTGAGTGGCTTAAGGTTGATCCGCCAAAATCTGATCTTGATCGGTATTTAGGAGAGCCTGTGGAAAACCAGGATAAGGTTTCAGATGTATTAGTTTGGTGGCGAGTCAATGCTCCAAGATTTCCAGCACTTGGTAAAATGGCTCGTGATTTCTTATCAATTCCAATCTCAGCTATTCTATCAAAGTCTACTATGAGCGGTGAAGCTACAAAGGTGAATCCATCATTCAATGGTTTGGAGCCAGAGATCATAGAGGCTTTTATATGTGGACAAGACTGGTTGGAAAGCCCCGAAAACAA TTCAAGAAAGCAACAGGGAGATTCAGAACATCAAATGCCTACACATCAGGCAGGTCCATTTAAGGTGATCAAATCTACGAGTCCAGAGGATTTAAAGTTAATCAACTACATTTTTTACTCATCTTTGGATGAGAG TGAGATTGTTGTTCATTGCAACCATAATTATTTGACTCGGAGTCAATTGCGCACACTAAGGCCACAGACATGCCTTGATGATAACGTAATTTCTGTCATGTCTGATGCCCTATCCTTAGctgagaggaggaagaagaaag TCCTACTTGCAAGACATAACTTCCTTAGAAATACATACGCATTGGTAAAACAGGAGTACGCATATGATACATCCGAGTGTATctcttttgcaaagaaacacaTGTACAGGGAGAATTATATGTCTGCTCTGTTCAGCTGTGAGAAG ATGTATGTTCCTGTCTTTGACAAGGAAAGAAGACACTTCTATCTCTTTGTTCTGCATATGAAGAAGCAAGTTGTTGAGATTTGGGACTCATTAGCTAAATCGAGTGGCAGTTCCGTCGACAAGAGATTGCCTAACATG TTGGCTACCCTGGATATCCTATTCGAAGATGATATACAACAGAACTACCTTGATGGCTGGTCATTTGCAAGTTTTTCAGTGAACAGATCACCGAATGTCCCACAACAAACCAACGG ATATGACTGTGGGGTTTATGTTATCAAGTTTATGCTAGCACCAGAAGAAGTGACACAACCTGATTTTGTT TTCGACAGCGATACGGAGAGATTGGATGTGGTGCTGGGATTGCTCGATGGTAATGTCAACTTATGCAGAAATGAATTGGCTGCTAAGGCTGAGGCATATAATCTTCAGGAACCAATGACTCCTTGA
- the LOC118057030 gene encoding uncharacterized protein isoform X2, with protein sequence MDFEDLVARPDILITEEMRLRAKMEKVLSLLQDSLGSGCFLAQFWARDKRGFDLENLPYLCVPNSTLLEYRQHWLKQGRQGFSRPDIVNRAWQNGFSEWTSNVSYYRQGEYAHLSDAISCGVRGIIAFLVFDSDQPKNCCAVLVLVTMEEKQDFDLETEKVVQALQAANLWIKLPRPQWLNEVQRAALTEIADVTRAVCETHRLPLALTWIPWGDDDILKLDGSYWWLGQLAIDRKACYADEEMQGFVHACEQLHLSKGKGAAGQAFKTRLPSFEPDVKEKHVRDYPLAHHARKYNLNAAVAILLRSTGDDCIYILEFFLPILVKESSEQQELVAKLKLTLQQTCKRLTMFPEEPFPRKRGSKVSKNNDKIESAPDPDGHMFIERADNKRRKVSEVWKHFDKVIEENGAVRAICKGCQKKYPGESTKGTSNLHKHLKSCSKKGQRDAKQHTLPSDLGGNFVFDQERSRLNFVRMIMKLGFPLDMVENEFFKTFVCDLQPKFQLCSQDIVQADALSIYRQEKEKLMKYLDNLSSLFSITIDLQSYGDNKMSCCLTMHFIDDGWRMNKKILAFRSIEHDYMNEAVKDVLVEWNIIKKVHFMFAEIAPPNSQMTREFRRKLLSQFPNIDLLCFSCYAQTLELLARDGFYEIKDVLNKIRGCIEYVNATPINQDKFREATNNVKLQDMKAASHDDPTRWETTFVMLRSALELREAFTQLEQVDFDFKVNPSAEEWKMAMIVCECLKVIHKSLGSSSSSIDACFLHVCYIYKNLLSWEKSEHAYVCSMAKRMKVNLDMHCSEWSFAFGILLVLDPRCKLKFVQYGFLLMYGSDASKYLMEFRSKLTCMYNSYANDISCLPSYDLDSDGKFLGFREWLKVDPPKSDLDRYLGEPVENQDKVSDVLVWWRVNAPRFPALGKMARDFLSIPISAILSKSTMSGEATKVNPSFNGLEPEIIEAFICGQDWLESPENKKQQGDSEHQMPTHQAGPFKVIKSTSPEDLKLINYIFYSSLDESEIVVHCNHNYLTRSQLRTLRPQTCLDDNVISVMSDALSLAERRKKKVLLARHNFLRNTYALVKQEYAYDTSECISFAKKHMYRENYMSALFSCEKMYVPVFDKERRHFYLFVLHMKKQVVEIWDSLAKSSGSSVDKRLPNMLATLDILFEDDIQQNYLDGWSFASFSVNRSPNVPQQTNGYDCGVYVIKFMLAPEEVTQPDFVFDSDTERLDVVLGLLDGNVNLCRNELAAKAEAYNLQEPMTP encoded by the exons ATGGATTTTGAAGATTTGGTAGCACGCCCTGATATTTTGATTACTGAAGAGATGAGACTACGTGCAAAGATGGAAAAAGTGTTATCGTTGCTTCAAGATTCTTTAGGAAGTGGTTGTTTTTTGGCTCAATTTTGGGCTCGAGATAAGCGTGGATTCGACCTGGAAAATCTCCCTTACCTGTGCGTCCCAAATTCTACGCTACTTGAATATCGTCAACATTGGCTCAAACAGGGTCGGCAAGGGTTTTCACGTCCAGACATTGTGAATCGGGCATGGCAAAATGGATTTTCAGAATGGACTTCAAatgtaagttattacagacagGGTGAATACGCACACCTATCAGATGCCATCTCTTGTGGAGTAAGGGGTATTATTGCCTTTCTGGTCTTTGACTCTGATCAACCCAAGAATTGCTGTGCTGTGCTGGTGCTTGTGACCATGGAGGAGAAACAGGATTTTGATTTAGAGACGGAAAAAGTTGTCCAGGCTCTCCAG GCTGCCAATTTATGGATCAAATTACCTCGACCTCAG tGGTTGAATGAGGTTCAAAGAGCTGCCTTAACTGAAATCGCTGATGTTACCAGAGCTGTATGCGAAACACACAGATTGCCACTTGCTCTGACATGGATTCCCTGGGGagatgatgatattttaaaattagatggaAGTTATTGGTGGCTAGGCCAACTTGCAATAGACCGTAAAGCTTGTTATGCAGATGAGGAGATGCAAGGCTTTGTGCATGCTTGTGAGCAACTACATCTGAGCAAAGGGAAAGGTGCTGCTGGACAAGCCTTTAAAACACGTCTTCCTTCCTTTGAGCCTGATGTGAAGGAAAAGCATGTAAGGGACTATCCTCTTGCTCATCACGCACGCAAGTATAATTTGAATGCTGCGGTTGCAATCCTGCTAAGGAGCACTGGTGATGATTGTATCTATATATTAGAGTTCTTTCTCCCTATCCTCGTGAAAGAGAGTTCAGAGCAGCAAGAATTGGTTGCGAAACTGAAGCTTACACTACAGCAAACTTGTAAGAGGTTGACAATGTTTCCAGAAGAACCATTCCCCAGGAAACGAGGCTCGAAAGTTagtaaaaacaatgataaaattgaatctGCTCCAGATCCTGATGGTCATATGTTCATCGAACGTGCTGATAATAAACGACGAAAGGTATCTGAAGTGTGGAAACATTTCGATAAGGTTATAGAAGAAAATGGTGCAGTACGGGCCATATGTAAAGGATGTCAAAAGAAGTATCCAGGGGAAAGCACGAAGGGAACTTCAAATCTACACAAACACTTGAAAAGTTGTTCAAAAAAGGGACAGAGAGATGCAAAACAACATACATTGCCTTCTGATCTGGGAGGGAATTTCGTGTTTGATCAAGAAAGGAGTCGCCTTAACTTTGTTAGAATGATTATGAAGCTCGGATTTCCATTGGATATGGTTGAAAATGAGTTCTTCAAAACTTTTGTCTGCGATCTGCAGCCAAAGTTTCAACTCTGTTCACAAGACATTGTACaggctgatgctctttctatttacagacaagagaaagagaaactAATGAAATATCTTGATAATCTCTCATCTCTATTCAGTATAACAATTGATTTGCAGTCATACGGTGATAACAAGATGTCCTGCTGCTTGACCATGCATTTTATTGATGATGGGTGGAGGATGAATAAGAAGATTTTGGCTTTCAGGAGTATAGAACATGATTATATGAATGAAGCTGTGAAAGATGTGCTTGTGGAGTGGAACATCATTAAGAAAGTGCACTTCATGTTTGCAGAAATTGCTCCACCAAACAGTCAAATGACTAGAGAATTCAGAAGGAAGCTTCTCAGTCAATTCCCAAATATAGACTTACTATGTTTTTCTTGCTACGCACAAACTCTTGAACTTCTTGCTCGAGATGGGTTTTATGAGATAAAAGATGTGCTTAACAAGATTAGGGGCTGTATTGAATATGTGAATGCAACACCAATTAACCAAGATAAGTTTCGGGAAGCAACTAATAATGTGAAATTGCAAGATATGAAAGCAGCCTCTCATGATGATCCTACCAGATGGGAGACCACGTTTGTCATGCTCAGGAGTGCATTGGAATTAAGAGAAGCTTTTACTCAACTCGagcaagttgattttgattttaaggtgAATCCATCTGCAGAGGAGTGGAAGATGGCGATGATTGTATGCGAGTGTTTAAAAGTGATCCACAAGTCTTTAGGCAGTTCTTCATCAAGCATAGATGCATGCTTCCTCCAtgtttgctatatatataagaaCTTGCTTTCGTGGGAAAAGAGTGAGCATGCATATGTTTGTTCGATGGCGAAGAGAATGAAGGTGAATCTTGATATGCATTGCAGTGAATGGAGTTTTGCATTTGGAATCCTATTAGTACTCGACCCGCGCTGTAAACTTAAATTTGTGCAGTATGGGTTTTTGCTGATGTATGGCAGTGATGCGAGCAAATACTTGATGGAATTTCGTAGCAAACTTACATGTATGTACAACAGTTATGCGAATGACATCAGTTGTTTGCCATCATATGATCTGGATTCTGATGGTAAGTTCTTGGGATTCCGTGAGTGGCTTAAGGTTGATCCGCCAAAATCTGATCTTGATCGGTATTTAGGAGAGCCTGTGGAAAACCAGGATAAGGTTTCAGATGTATTAGTTTGGTGGCGAGTCAATGCTCCAAGATTTCCAGCACTTGGTAAAATGGCTCGTGATTTCTTATCAATTCCAATCTCAGCTATTCTATCAAAGTCTACTATGAGCGGTGAAGCTACAAAGGTGAATCCATCATTCAATGGTTTGGAGCCAGAGATCATAGAGGCTTTTATATGTGGACAAGACTGGTTGGAAAGCCCCGAAAACAA AAAGCAACAGGGAGATTCAGAACATCAAATGCCTACACATCAGGCAGGTCCATTTAAGGTGATCAAATCTACGAGTCCAGAGGATTTAAAGTTAATCAACTACATTTTTTACTCATCTTTGGATGAGAG TGAGATTGTTGTTCATTGCAACCATAATTATTTGACTCGGAGTCAATTGCGCACACTAAGGCCACAGACATGCCTTGATGATAACGTAATTTCTGTCATGTCTGATGCCCTATCCTTAGctgagaggaggaagaagaaag TCCTACTTGCAAGACATAACTTCCTTAGAAATACATACGCATTGGTAAAACAGGAGTACGCATATGATACATCCGAGTGTATctcttttgcaaagaaacacaTGTACAGGGAGAATTATATGTCTGCTCTGTTCAGCTGTGAGAAG ATGTATGTTCCTGTCTTTGACAAGGAAAGAAGACACTTCTATCTCTTTGTTCTGCATATGAAGAAGCAAGTTGTTGAGATTTGGGACTCATTAGCTAAATCGAGTGGCAGTTCCGTCGACAAGAGATTGCCTAACATG TTGGCTACCCTGGATATCCTATTCGAAGATGATATACAACAGAACTACCTTGATGGCTGGTCATTTGCAAGTTTTTCAGTGAACAGATCACCGAATGTCCCACAACAAACCAACGG ATATGACTGTGGGGTTTATGTTATCAAGTTTATGCTAGCACCAGAAGAAGTGACACAACCTGATTTTGTT TTCGACAGCGATACGGAGAGATTGGATGTGGTGCTGGGATTGCTCGATGGTAATGTCAACTTATGCAGAAATGAATTGGCTGCTAAGGCTGAGGCATATAATCTTCAGGAACCAATGACTCCTTGA